A window from Pseudomonas sp. MRSN 12121 encodes these proteins:
- a CDS encoding DUF551 domain-containing protein produces MSGWQTIDSAPRNGTEIILRKGDRVTAGAWIEWSKSEAAFNSRGDYLGQDEYDSGAHWASWDGGFHEDDEPTHWQPLPSPPTE; encoded by the coding sequence ATGAGCGGCTGGCAGACGATCGATTCTGCGCCCCGCAACGGCACCGAAATCATTCTGCGGAAAGGCGATCGAGTAACCGCAGGTGCTTGGATCGAGTGGAGCAAGTCCGAAGCTGCATTCAACAGCCGAGGCGACTATCTCGGCCAGGACGAATACGACTCTGGCGCGCACTGGGCTTCTTGGGATGGTGGCTTCCATGAAGACGACGAGCCCACCCACTGGCAGCCTCTCCCTTCCCCACCCACCGAGTAA
- a CDS encoding DUF1367 family protein, translating to MAELALIRTAQGLVPATEADREVIQHWKAGQVIHGKFTKMRNARFHGKFFAMLDLAWDYWEPVGGLIPRQEMRGIQGLAKFFEAQSGKPGQLSNAVDAYIAGLEQARAERFPAVDKSREAFREWVTIEAGHFHLVRTPDGVRKEAKSISWANMDDTQFEPLYRDVFNACWRLVLSAHFESEEQALAAADMIGSFA from the coding sequence ATGGCTGAGCTCGCCCTTATTCGAACCGCCCAAGGCCTGGTGCCGGCCACCGAAGCCGACCGAGAAGTCATCCAGCACTGGAAGGCTGGCCAGGTCATCCACGGCAAGTTCACCAAGATGCGCAATGCCCGGTTCCACGGCAAGTTCTTCGCCATGCTGGATCTGGCTTGGGATTACTGGGAGCCTGTCGGCGGTCTGATACCGCGCCAGGAGATGCGCGGCATCCAGGGCCTGGCCAAATTCTTCGAGGCGCAGAGCGGCAAGCCTGGGCAGCTATCGAACGCCGTTGACGCCTACATCGCCGGACTTGAGCAGGCGCGCGCCGAGCGTTTCCCGGCGGTCGATAAGTCCCGCGAAGCCTTCCGCGAGTGGGTGACGATCGAGGCCGGCCATTTCCATCTGGTGCGCACTCCCGACGGTGTGCGCAAGGAGGCCAAGTCCATCAGCTGGGCGAACATGGACGATACCCAGTTCGAGCCGCTGTACCGCGACGTGTTCAACGCCTGCTGGCGTCTGGTGCTGTCTGCGCACTTCGAAAGCGAGGAGCAGGCCCTGGCCGCGGCGGACATGATCGGGAGCTTCGCATGA
- a CDS encoding ERF family protein: protein MSNLSVTETVERVPAIQTESATIMSIIQQVAMNPAADIDKMERLMVMHRQHQALMAQQAYDTALAGMQQELPVVRERGAILDKYKNVQSTYALWEDINEELKPVLAKFGFALSFRIPRNERGVEVEGVLSHRDGHRESTSILLPVDTSGSKNSVQAVASSVSYGKRYTAGALLNFTTTGEDDDGHGAGKKPEPPKEPVITAAQAAQLEAKLQKCSQVLQDNFNAKYGCAANVYKSEFDAVSARITKAANRPQE, encoded by the coding sequence ATGAGCAATCTTTCAGTGACAGAAACAGTCGAACGCGTCCCGGCCATTCAAACCGAGTCGGCCACCATCATGTCGATCATCCAACAGGTGGCCATGAACCCTGCGGCGGACATCGACAAGATGGAGAGGCTGATGGTTATGCATCGGCAGCACCAGGCGCTGATGGCACAACAGGCCTACGACACAGCCCTGGCCGGCATGCAGCAGGAATTACCCGTAGTGCGGGAACGCGGCGCGATCCTAGACAAATATAAGAATGTTCAGTCCACCTATGCCCTCTGGGAGGACATCAACGAAGAGCTGAAGCCGGTGCTGGCGAAGTTTGGCTTCGCCCTCTCCTTTCGCATCCCTCGCAACGAGCGCGGCGTCGAAGTAGAAGGCGTGCTGAGCCATCGCGACGGCCATCGAGAGTCGACTTCGATCCTACTGCCCGTGGATACATCCGGCAGCAAGAACTCAGTCCAGGCGGTGGCCAGTTCAGTCAGCTACGGAAAGCGTTACACGGCCGGCGCTCTGCTGAACTTCACCACCACCGGCGAGGACGACGATGGCCACGGTGCCGGGAAGAAGCCGGAGCCGCCGAAGGAGCCGGTTATTACCGCGGCACAGGCGGCACAGCTCGAAGCGAAGCTGCAGAAGTGCAGCCAGGTACTTCAGGACAACTTCAACGCCAAGTACGGCTGCGCCGCCAACGTCTACAAATCCGAATTCGACGCGGTGTCGGCCCGGATCACCAAGGCCGCCAATCGGCCGCAGGAGTGA
- a CDS encoding Rha family transcriptional regulator → MHHQTETINTPFNVATRFVNSENVSRTTMSSREIADLVDSRHDKVKQSIERLVERGVIVQPPMGDEQFRDSLGRPRAESVYHVCKRDSFVVVAQLSPEFTAALVDRWQELEAQAAKPQQLTTIEILQIAMESEKARLLLAAQVEQQATKIHSLESLFKEGMTHTQFCKGLNGVNVMQVGKFLEGRNWLYNESKSGLRLRVASYARDKYMTEHQHEVTPHGREAFISFTPVLLKKGAVRLYDLYLAGELPMKKTWDGLYTHDKALRGAA, encoded by the coding sequence ATGCACCATCAAACCGAAACGATCAATACCCCCTTCAATGTCGCGACACGTTTTGTGAATTCTGAAAACGTGTCGCGCACCACCATGTCTTCTCGCGAGATCGCCGACCTGGTCGATTCGCGCCATGACAAGGTGAAACAGTCCATCGAGCGCCTGGTAGAGCGCGGCGTAATCGTCCAACCCCCAATGGGGGATGAACAATTTCGCGACTCTCTCGGCCGGCCGCGGGCCGAATCTGTCTATCACGTCTGCAAGCGTGACAGCTTCGTCGTGGTTGCCCAGCTCAGCCCGGAGTTCACCGCGGCGCTTGTTGATCGCTGGCAGGAGCTGGAAGCCCAGGCAGCCAAGCCTCAGCAGCTCACCACCATCGAGATCCTGCAGATCGCCATGGAGTCTGAAAAGGCCCGCTTGCTGCTGGCTGCCCAGGTCGAGCAGCAGGCCACCAAGATCCACTCCCTGGAGAGCCTGTTCAAGGAAGGGATGACCCACACCCAATTCTGCAAGGGCCTCAATGGGGTCAATGTCATGCAGGTGGGCAAATTCCTCGAGGGTCGCAACTGGCTCTACAACGAGAGCAAATCAGGCCTGCGCCTGCGCGTGGCGTCGTATGCCCGCGACAAGTACATGACCGAGCACCAGCACGAGGTCACTCCGCACGGCCGCGAGGCCTTTATCTCCTTCACACCGGTCCTGCTCAAGAAAGGTGCCGTTCGCCTGTACGACCTGTACCTGGCTGGCGAACTGCCCATGAAGAAGACCTGGGACGGACTGTATACCCACGACAAGGCCCTGCGAGGTGCTGCGTGA
- a CDS encoding four helix bundle protein: MALHTELEIHGTAEELLGLALDLVRNIPRDLKQVVGSKIRDECLQVLVLIGRANMAREKLPHLNLLLESVWVLNYLLRVLTNKGLISKGQHAKAMKLTASVGRQANAWKKSAIATAPVA; encoded by the coding sequence ATGGCCCTGCACACGGAACTGGAAATCCACGGAACGGCAGAAGAACTGCTCGGACTTGCGCTCGACCTAGTCAGGAACATCCCTCGCGATCTGAAACAGGTTGTCGGGTCAAAAATCCGGGACGAATGCCTACAGGTCCTGGTGCTGATTGGCCGGGCCAACATGGCGCGGGAGAAGCTGCCTCACCTGAACCTCCTTCTGGAAAGCGTTTGGGTGCTCAACTACCTGCTCCGCGTCCTGACGAACAAGGGCTTGATCAGCAAAGGGCAGCACGCCAAAGCAATGAAGCTCACGGCCTCCGTCGGCCGACAGGCCAATGCCTGGAAGAAATCCGCAATCGCAACCGCGCCCGTTGCATGA
- a CDS encoding helix-turn-helix transcriptional regulator has product MNFSERLKSRMEAKGLRATDISEMTGVSRTTVSFWLAGTNGAKGKNLLALAKALDCSPDWLSDGVGSPEAHKSIPLGTIETWDDDTPLDDDEVYVPFLQEVELAAGSGRFAIEESDISRLRFFKKDLRHNGVQFSNAKCVVVSGNSMVPVLRDGATVGINIGKNTLRDVVDGEMYAINHNGQLRVKQLYRIPTGLRLRSFNRDEHPDEDYTFDQIQEQQIVILGHVFWWAMYSRGAN; this is encoded by the coding sequence ATGAATTTCAGCGAACGATTGAAGAGTCGAATGGAGGCCAAGGGCCTACGAGCGACTGACATAAGCGAAATGACTGGTGTCTCTCGGACGACTGTCTCTTTCTGGCTGGCTGGTACGAATGGGGCGAAGGGCAAGAACCTGCTCGCCTTGGCCAAAGCCTTGGACTGTTCGCCGGATTGGCTATCTGATGGTGTTGGGTCGCCCGAGGCGCACAAGTCGATACCGCTCGGAACGATCGAGACGTGGGACGACGACACCCCGCTCGACGATGACGAGGTCTACGTCCCCTTCCTTCAAGAAGTTGAGTTGGCGGCAGGCTCGGGAAGATTTGCTATTGAGGAAAGCGATATCTCTCGGCTGCGCTTCTTCAAGAAAGACTTGCGCCACAATGGTGTTCAGTTCAGCAACGCCAAGTGCGTGGTTGTCAGCGGAAATAGCATGGTGCCCGTGCTACGCGACGGCGCCACGGTGGGCATCAACATCGGTAAGAACACTCTGCGCGACGTGGTCGATGGCGAGATGTACGCCATCAATCACAATGGACAGCTGCGCGTGAAGCAACTCTACCGAATCCCGACCGGTCTTAGGCTTCGCAGCTTCAATCGCGACGAGCATCCCGACGAGGATTACACCTTCGATCAGATCCAGGAGCAGCAGATCGTGATCCTTGGTCACGTCTTCTGGTGGGCTATGTACTCACGCGGCGCGAACTGA
- a CDS encoding helix-turn-helix domain-containing protein, whose translation MSMGLMVAAMKLRVGNPLRKLVLIKLADNASDVGECWPSYQHIADQCEISKRSVMNHVTALCEAGLLRKEIRKGGPKGNSSNVYFLTLDGGESPAPGAVQEIHQGNAADAPPSESAAQWGSAGAAPRTSHSSESVSEPVIEPITPRASAKVVTGQVVPFTPQQPRCEIPADMPGPKDQACKTFKTWANYAMAYRKRYGTWPVWNGTVGGQIGKLIDRLGIDVAHHVAAYYLTIDDSRLINGCHSISDLLAKAEGYHTQWATNRRMNSTTAQQIERKQANLNAGMEAAQRIMQRAGGQPNEFL comes from the coding sequence GTGAGCATGGGCCTTATGGTCGCCGCGATGAAGCTTCGCGTCGGCAATCCATTGCGCAAGCTGGTGCTGATCAAGCTGGCCGACAACGCCAGCGACGTAGGCGAATGCTGGCCGTCCTACCAGCACATTGCCGACCAGTGCGAGATCAGTAAGCGCTCTGTCATGAACCACGTCACCGCCTTGTGTGAGGCCGGACTGTTGCGCAAGGAGATCCGGAAGGGCGGGCCAAAAGGCAACTCGTCGAACGTGTACTTTCTGACTCTTGATGGTGGTGAATCTCCTGCACCAGGGGCAGTGCAGGAGATTCACCAGGGTAATGCAGCAGATGCACCCCCTAGTGAATCTGCTGCACAATGGGGTAGTGCAGGAGCTGCACCCAGAACCAGTCACTCTTCTGAATCGGTCAGTGAACCAGTCATTGAACCAATTACGCCCCGGGCTTCCGCCAAGGTCGTGACGGGGCAGGTGGTGCCATTCACTCCCCAGCAGCCGCGGTGCGAGATCCCAGCTGACATGCCAGGCCCAAAAGACCAGGCCTGCAAAACCTTCAAGACCTGGGCGAACTACGCAATGGCCTACCGCAAGCGCTACGGGACCTGGCCGGTGTGGAACGGAACGGTCGGCGGCCAGATCGGCAAGCTCATTGATCGCCTCGGCATCGACGTTGCTCACCACGTCGCCGCGTACTACCTGACCATCGACGACTCGCGACTGATCAACGGATGCCACAGCATCAGCGACCTGCTGGCCAAGGCTGAGGGCTACCACACCCAGTGGGCCACCAATCGCCGTATGAACTCGACCACTGCCCAGCAGATCGAGCGCAAGCAAGCGAACCTGAACGCCGGCATGGAAGCGGCACAACGGATCATGCAGCGCGCAGGGGGACAGCCCAATGAGTTCCTCTGA
- a CDS encoding lambda exonuclease family protein, whose product MQIITDVTQGTPEWLALRLGIVTCSELDCLLVNGKGEAGFSAGAFTYMNTLIGERITGELADPFTGNRHTERGHELEGVARGLYQDSEEVETTEVGIILNHGIGYSPDALVGDKGLTEIKTKLPKLQVEVILGGEIPKEHVAQCQGGLWVSEREWIDFICYWPGMPLFVKRAYRDEAMIRKLSERVKTFYEILDERMNQVLGIAA is encoded by the coding sequence ATGCAGATCATCACCGACGTAACGCAGGGCACCCCCGAATGGTTGGCCTTGCGCCTGGGCATCGTCACCTGCTCCGAGCTGGATTGCCTGCTGGTGAACGGCAAAGGAGAGGCAGGCTTCAGCGCAGGCGCCTTCACCTACATGAACACGCTGATCGGTGAGCGAATCACCGGCGAGCTGGCCGATCCGTTCACCGGCAATCGCCATACCGAACGCGGTCATGAACTGGAAGGCGTAGCCCGCGGGCTCTACCAGGACAGTGAAGAGGTTGAGACGACAGAGGTAGGGATCATCCTCAATCACGGCATTGGCTACTCGCCTGACGCCCTTGTCGGCGATAAAGGCCTGACCGAGATCAAGACCAAGTTACCGAAGCTCCAGGTGGAAGTAATCCTCGGCGGCGAGATCCCGAAAGAGCACGTCGCCCAGTGCCAGGGCGGCCTGTGGGTGTCGGAGCGCGAATGGATCGACTTCATCTGTTACTGGCCCGGCATGCCCCTGTTCGTGAAGCGCGCCTACCGCGATGAAGCCATGATTCGCAAACTCTCCGAGCGCGTGAAGACCTTCTACGAAATCCTCGACGAACGTATGAACCAGGTGCTGGGGATAGCAGCATGA
- a CDS encoding RNA-directed DNA polymerase → MEINLLELYDDLIAGTYRPGRSICFVVTRPKAREVWAADFRDRIVHHLLYNHIGPAIERTFIADSCACIPGRGTLYAAKRLESKIRSQTQNWLRPGFYLKCDLANFFVAIDKRVLARQLTDRISEPWWLQLALQVLMHDPRDNYETRSPAHLFNRVPQHKRLTAQPAYLGLPIGNLSSQFFANVYLDALDQFCKHTLKARHYIRYVDDFVFLHESPQQLNEWLAQVETFLPQLGARLNPKKTILQPVDRGVDFVGHVIKPWRRTTRRRSAAQALKRTATVPAEDLRETANSYFGLLGQASHSVKDREKLARVVLKRGHVVNSAFTKTYPKK, encoded by the coding sequence ATGGAGATCAACTTACTGGAACTTTACGACGACCTGATCGCCGGCACTTACCGGCCAGGCCGCTCTATCTGCTTCGTCGTGACAAGACCAAAGGCCCGGGAAGTATGGGCCGCCGACTTCCGCGACCGCATAGTTCATCACCTGCTGTACAACCACATCGGGCCGGCCATCGAGCGCACTTTCATTGCGGACAGCTGCGCTTGCATCCCAGGCCGCGGCACGCTGTACGCCGCAAAGCGTCTTGAATCGAAGATTCGTAGCCAGACGCAGAACTGGTTACGACCGGGCTTTTACCTGAAGTGCGACCTCGCAAACTTCTTCGTCGCCATCGACAAGCGCGTTCTGGCTCGACAGCTGACCGACCGGATCAGCGAGCCCTGGTGGCTGCAACTGGCCCTCCAGGTGCTGATGCACGATCCCAGGGATAACTACGAGACGCGCAGCCCGGCCCACTTGTTCAACCGGGTGCCGCAGCACAAGCGGCTCACTGCGCAGCCAGCGTACCTGGGGCTACCGATCGGCAACCTATCGTCGCAGTTCTTCGCGAACGTGTACCTGGACGCCCTGGACCAGTTCTGCAAGCACACGCTCAAGGCGCGCCATTACATCCGCTACGTCGACGACTTCGTCTTCCTGCACGAATCGCCGCAGCAGTTGAACGAGTGGCTGGCCCAGGTTGAGACGTTCCTGCCGCAGCTCGGCGCCAGGCTCAACCCGAAGAAAACGATCCTCCAGCCCGTAGACCGCGGCGTCGACTTCGTCGGGCACGTCATCAAGCCCTGGCGGCGAACTACCCGGAGGCGGTCAGCGGCTCAGGCACTGAAGCGAACCGCCACTGTCCCGGCCGAGGACCTGCGCGAGACCGCCAACAGCTACTTCGGCTTGCTCGGACAGGCCAGCCACAGCGTCAAGGACCGGGAGAAGCTGGCCCGGGTCGTGCTCAAGCGCGGGCATGTCGTCAACAGCGCATTTACCAAAACCTACCCGAAGAAATAA
- a CDS encoding recombination protein NinG: MRKAIKATKPPKPKKCKNPTCGEKFTPQRLGQAVCSPACALAIAPSNREKARKSLAQVERRETRAARERVKSRSGHLREAQALFNQWIRLRDAHLGCVSCDKPAAWNGQWHASHFLSVGSSPEHRFNPLNVHKACSVCNNHLSGNIHGYRPELERRIGIEAVEALFGPCQPKRYTIPELQEIKADCRAKIKELKGRAVA, translated from the coding sequence ATGCGCAAAGCCATCAAGGCCACCAAGCCGCCCAAGCCGAAGAAGTGCAAGAACCCCACCTGCGGCGAGAAGTTCACACCGCAGCGCCTGGGCCAAGCTGTTTGCAGTCCTGCCTGTGCGTTGGCCATCGCCCCGAGTAACCGGGAGAAGGCCCGCAAGTCGCTGGCCCAGGTCGAGCGCCGAGAGACCCGCGCGGCCAGGGAGCGGGTCAAGTCCAGGTCCGGCCATCTGCGCGAGGCCCAGGCTCTTTTCAATCAGTGGATTCGACTGCGCGATGCGCACCTTGGCTGCGTGAGCTGCGACAAGCCGGCAGCCTGGAATGGTCAGTGGCATGCCTCGCACTTCCTGAGTGTTGGGTCGTCGCCTGAGCATCGTTTCAACCCGCTGAACGTGCACAAGGCCTGCTCGGTCTGCAACAACCACCTGAGCGGAAACATCCACGGATACCGGCCAGAGCTTGAGCGCCGTATCGGCATCGAAGCGGTAGAGGCCCTTTTTGGGCCCTGCCAGCCAAAACGTTACACCATCCCGGAGCTGCAAGAGATCAAGGCTGACTGCCGGGCGAAAATCAAAGAGCTGAAGGGGAGAGCAGTAGCATGA